In Fibrobacter sp. UWH6, the genomic stretch ATATTGTACTATCTTTGGGCTCACCTAAGCAAAAGCCCAGGTAGCTCAGTGGTAGAGCACTTCCTTGGTAAGGAAGAGGTCTCGGGTCCGACTCCCGATCTGGGCTCTTAAAGAGCAAAACCCGCCTTTAACTACAAGGCGGGTTTTATTGTATATTTAGGGAAAGATCTATCCTTTTTTCGACGTCACGGAGGTTCCCATGAGACTTTTCACCACAGACTTTATCTCGGGCAAGGAAATCGAAACTATCTGCATGGTCAAAGGTAGCGTCGTCTTCAGCAAGAATGTAGTCCGCGATGTTTTTGCAGGTCTTAAATCCATTATCGGTGGCGAACTGGCAGGCTATACAGAAATGCTGAACGAAGCTAGGCAGCAGGCTACAGAACGAATGGAACGGGACGCCCGCAATGTTGGCGCTGACGCCATCGTTGGAATTCGCTTTATGACTTCAGCCGTCATGGCAGGCGCCGCAGAAATCATCGTTTATGGAACCGCAGTAAAAATCAAGAAGTAACCTCATTCGATTAGGAGACATAAAA encodes the following:
- a CDS encoding YbjQ family protein, whose product is MRLFTTDFISGKEIETICMVKGSVVFSKNVVRDVFAGLKSIIGGELAGYTEMLNEARQQATERMERDARNVGADAIVGIRFMTSAVMAGAAEIIVYGTAVKIKK